The stretch of DNA TATGGCGGTGTGCCGTATATGATTTTTTCATTTATTCTTCTTACAATTTGGCATGAAACTTATTTTTATTGGATTCATAGACTTATGCATCACAAAAAAATCTATAAATATGTTCACCAAGTGCACCACCAATCAGTAAATCCGTCTCCTATCGCTGCCTACCATTTTCACTATATTGAAGCTTTTTTTGAGGCAATCTATGCAGTTATGTTCACACTGACAGTTCCTATATATTATCCAGTGTTTATTCTTCATACTTTCTATGCTATGATTTTGAATATTTGGTGGCATTTAGGATATGAATTTTTTCCGAAAGGATTTGCAAGTCATTGGATTTTTAAATGGATAAGTACTTCGACCCACCATAACCTTCATCATCAAAAATTCCATGGGAATTATGGATTGTATTTTAACTTTTGGGATAGAATTATGGGAACTAACTTCCCGAATTACGAAACGTATTTCGACCAAATTGCAGAAAAAAGAAAAATCGAAGTAAGTCTTCAAGATGATGAAATACAGGTTCCAGCTTAATTAAATGGGGTAATTTCAAATTACCCCATGATACTTTTTATTTTTCTTCTTTCATTGAGCTTTTAGATTTTTGTTCCTTTGGTTCTTCTTTGTTGTCCTTCTTTGGTTCCTGTTTTTTTACTTTCTCTTTTTTTGGTTCTTGTTTTGGTGTGGGAGATTGCGCGAAAACTGTAATCATCGAAATTGATAATAAAACCAGAATTATTAATAGTATTTTTTTCATAAAATTGTCCTTTTGGTAGAAATTTAATTTTCTCATAAATTAATCCAGAATTTCTATCAATATAAATTTAAAATCTTTTTTTTCAATGATTAAATTAGTTTTGGATATTTAATCATTCACCTTACGCTATCGCTATTATCATTTCTTTCTGAAAAAGAAATGATTGAGTTCGGGTGAGTTAAACGTCCAACTGAGGTTTGCACTCGAACTCGATGTTTACTTTTGGAGATCAGAATAATTAGAAAGTATTTTTAGATAGTCTACAGATTTTCTAAAAATATATTATATGCTTTTGATAAATCCTGTTTTTCTAACAACGGTTTTTTGGCTGCATTCATGTTTTCGGCGACATGGTGAGGCTTTGAAGAGGCAAATAAAATACAAGTTAAATTTGTATTAGCCGTTAGAAACCGAATGAATAACTCAGCCCATGAATGTATGTTCATTTCTGATAATTTAGAATCTATTGGTTTTTTTAAAAATTTAGAAAATAAGTCTCCTCCTTCAAATGGTCTATTAATTAGAACTGCGATACCTTTGTCCTTTGCCAGTGGTAAAATCCTTTTTTCGGCATCGCGGAGGCTAATGGAGTAAGGAATCTGTATAAAGTCTAATTTTTCTTTCTTAATAATTTCTTCCATTTTTGAAAAATAAGACGGCAAATAATGAGTTACCCCTATGTATTTAATTTTTCCTTTTTCTTTTAAATCCCTGAGTGTATTCAGTTGAGTTTTTAAATCCAATAGATTGTGAACTTGAAATAAGTTCATATTCGTTACATTCATTTTTTGGAACGAATGTTCAATTTGTTTTAAGCCTTCTTTCTTTCCTTCAGTCCAGACTTTTGTGGCGAAAAATATATCTTCTCTATTGTATTTTTCAAAAAGATGGCCTATGAAGTTTTCTGAATTTCCATACATAGGAGAACTGTCAACTAACCTTCCTCCATGGGTTATAAAAGTATGCCAGACTTCGGATAATTTTTTAAGGTTTGTTTCATTCACTTCAACGTCAAAAACTTTCCAAGTGCCAAATCCCAAAATAGGAATTTTATCCTTTGTGTTTGGAATTTCTCTAGTAGGAATGGGATTTATTTCGTTCCTATTTTCCTCTGTAAATAAATTTAAATTCATAATTGAATATACCATTGCAGAAATTAGAAATAAAAAATCTTTTCTATTCATTTTCAATTGTCTTATCTTTTATTTCTCATATTTTGTATAATATTTATTATCTATATACAAAATATATTATTAACTCACCTTACGCGCAAGCGCGTTGATGTGAGAGATAGGGAGCCTGTCGGCGACTTGGGCTGCCGCCCAAACCTGCTTATTCATTAATTCATTAGCTTTATCTAATATTCTTAACTTTGCTTTAAATTTCATAATTTTTCTTTTTTGCGTAACGTCAGTTATTAACTCATCTTACTTTATCATTTCTTTCTTAAGAAGAAATGATTGAGTTCGGGTGAGCCCAACGTTCAAGTGATGTTTGCACCTAGCGGTGGGCTTATCCCCCCTTTCGCTTAGTCGCTCACCTTCAGCCAAGCTATCGCGGGCTATTGATATTATTAATTCATTAGCATTTTCTAATATTCTTTTGCTAGTCTCAAGTATCATAATTTTCTTTTTTTGCGTAAGGGTGAGCCCAGCGTGGACTTGCTGCCGCAGGCTATTGATTCTATTAATTCATTAGCTTTATCTAATATTCTTAACTTTGCTTTAAATTTCAGAAACTTTTTTTACCGCAGTTACTTTGAGTTCGGATGAATCCAAAGTCTACAAATACTATTTCATTTAGGTATAAATAAATCTTGACTCTATAGAATTCAAATATCCATATCCAAGTATCTAATTCTGAAGAATAGTAAAGTTTGTTTCATATACAGTTACAGATTTACCGTAGCTGGGAAGAAATATTACGCGAGGAGTATAAAAGTGTTTAGAGGTCTATTTATATTTTTAATTGTAGCATTTGTTTGGGCGGAGGATTTTCCTGCGACAAATCTTCGTTATGTGCTTATTCAATCTGGAATCTTGAATGTTCGAGATAAACCTGTCGACGGAAAGGTAATAACAAAACTGAATGCCGGCGATAAAGTCACTGTTCTAGAAAATGTCGAGAGTAATTATGGATGGAAAAAAATTAAAACAGCTTCGAACGTTATTGGATATGTCTCGGACGAATTTCTCGGGTTTTATAGTATTTCTGAAATCCAGAAAGGGAAATTAATTGGAATTGTAGGGGCCGGAGATTCTGCTGACACTATGAAAAAAGGCGCCCTTCGTATATTAGGCGGGTCTTTTTCGGGTAAATGGTATGGATATGATGGAAATGGAGATTTCAGTTATTTTCTGAATTATTTAGTTAAAAATAAAAAGTCTTTAGATATCCTTGAAAATAATTTAAAAGTAGGTACATTCAAAGCTGAATCTATTGCAAAATATGGGTGTCAGGAATTTAAAGGAATACAAGGTACGGCTTTCCCAAAACAAATCACTTCCTCAAATGAGATATTGTATTTAGGAACAACCGGAATTCTTGAGTCTAACCTGAAATTTACTCTTTCAGAAAAAGTAACTGAAATTCATTTAACGAATCTTCTAAATGAGGCTACAAAACTTTTTAAAAATAACAAGGTTACACCTAAGGAATTAGAAAATCTTTCAGAAAAAAAAGTTATTCAAATTAATTCTGGAAATGGTAAATCACTATTAGTCGCTCGTTATGCAATAAAAAATGAACACGCAGAAAAACATTATGTTTCGTTGGTCGCAGAAATTTTGAAAAACGATAAAATAAAAATTATCCATAAGAAGTTTGAATCTTTAGAAGAAGAGAGAGGTAATTATGGAGGAAGTTTTCATTTTATGGGTGCTATTGATGTTGATGGAAAAGGAACTCCAGCGATTATATTTATTCATATAGGGTTTGATTCAACTATATATGAACTTTTTCAAATTAAGGAAAATTCGATTGAGTCCCTTTTTGTAGGTGGGGGTGATGCTTGTTAATCACAAGCATCAAGCCATCATTTCGAAAAACGGATGATCTTTTATCATATCGTAATAATCTTCTCCAAATGCTTCTTGTAATTCCGGAGAGAAATTGCAGGAATGAAACAAAGTGTGTTCGATTCTTGCTTCGTAGTCTGGCAATTTAAATCCTAACATCTTTGTAGCTAAAATACCGGCAAGTCTAGAAATTCTATCTACATCAGAAACCATTTCAACTGCATCTGGTGTAAAATCTTGGTGATTCACAATTTGTTGTAAATGTGGAGGCATCTTCCATATTTTAAATATTTTGGTTCCTGCTTCAATATGGTTTATTTTGAAATTCTCCGTTTCTGCAAGTAATAAATCACGAGTACCGGTACTTGATAAATCTAAAAGTTCTGAATACCTAGTTGGAAAGTTTAGGGCAAGCACAGTCATTCCTATTTTTCGAAGTAATCCAGCTAAAAAAACGTCTTCTCTAATTTTTTTTAATCCTAATGGATTTGTTAGATCGAATCCGATTAGTGCGGTTAACACTGGTAATTCTTCTAAATGTTTATGATAAACTTCTCCGGATAAATTTTTACTAAATTGTTTTTTTGATTTTAGCATTACTAAATTTTTTACAGTCTTCATTCCTAATAGAGTAATTGCTTCTCTTAATGAATGTATTTTTCCTGATCGCCCATAATATGCAGAATTTGCAATCTTCATAATGTCAGTAGTTATTGCTTTGTCAGGACCAATTAGTTTTTCCAGTTCTTCACTACCGCCTGCGGGGTTATCTGTATCGAAGCTCATTATTTTAATTGCAACCATAGGGAGCGGTGGGATTTCTAAATCAGCTAGATGAATTGTTTTTGCAGTAGCATCGGTTGAACTTAAACTTCCAGCTCTACCAAATACTTTTGCAAATCTATCCGATATTGCTGCTCTAGAGTATGGCTTACGTAGGAATGCATGAATTTTTAAGTTTAATAAGGATTGAATTAGACTTCTGTCTTCCACTGCAGAAATTACTATAATTTTAATAGTCGGATAAGACTGATTTATCTCTTTAATTACATCTACTCCATTTTTGGGTCCTGGTAAATGTAAATCTATACATACGAGATCCGGTATTTTGCTCGAATTCACTAAAAAATTCAATACGTCTTCTGCGTTCGATGATTCGTTTATTATGTCAAATTTTTCAGACTGTAAAAAACGTCTGAGTAAACTTCGATCTATTGAACCTTCATCAACGATGATGGAGGAATAGGGTTTTTGAGTATCTGGGTTGGTTCCTAAAGGGATATGAGTTTCTGCTGGCATTTTCTTTTTCCAATATGTATTAAATTCGAATTTGTTTATTTACCCTATGCCCAAAATACGGCTTCTTTAAATACGAAAGGGTATTTTCTTTTGGCAATTGTTATATTATACCTTCTGAATAATTCAATGATTTTTTCAGTTTGGAATTCTTTTTTTTCACATGTTTAGATAATTTTTTTAAAAAACTTGTCGTAATCATGTTTTATATTTAGTCGATCTGCATTCAAAAAAATATTCAGTCTCACGGTATATGCATATCACAGTAGCGGCTATTGGTAATTTTGTGAGGCATCATTCTGAGCTTGTCCAATAGATACTATTTGTATTGTTTGGACAAGCCCATAATGACTTTTTAATTTTCAAACAACTCTAAAGTAGTTTTATTCCCTTCCGATTCTTTGTTAGAAAATTAATACTTATAGTCTTTGTTTATCTGTAAGTGTTCCTAAAA from Leptospiraceae bacterium encodes:
- a CDS encoding HDOD domain-containing protein yields the protein MPAETHIPLGTNPDTQKPYSSIIVDEGSIDRSLLRRFLQSEKFDIINESSNAEDVLNFLVNSSKIPDLVCIDLHLPGPKNGVDVIKEINQSYPTIKIIVISAVEDRSLIQSLLNLKIHAFLRKPYSRAAISDRFAKVFGRAGSLSSTDATAKTIHLADLEIPPLPMVAIKIMSFDTDNPAGGSEELEKLIGPDKAITTDIMKIANSAYYGRSGKIHSLREAITLLGMKTVKNLVMLKSKKQFSKNLSGEVYHKHLEELPVLTALIGFDLTNPLGLKKIREDVFLAGLLRKIGMTVLALNFPTRYSELLDLSSTGTRDLLLAETENFKINHIEAGTKIFKIWKMPPHLQQIVNHQDFTPDAVEMVSDVDRISRLAGILATKMLGFKLPDYEARIEHTLFHSCNFSPELQEAFGEDYYDMIKDHPFFEMMA
- a CDS encoding SH3 domain-containing protein, producing MFRGLFIFLIVAFVWAEDFPATNLRYVLIQSGILNVRDKPVDGKVITKLNAGDKVTVLENVESNYGWKKIKTASNVIGYVSDEFLGFYSISEIQKGKLIGIVGAGDSADTMKKGALRILGGSFSGKWYGYDGNGDFSYFLNYLVKNKKSLDILENNLKVGTFKAESIAKYGCQEFKGIQGTAFPKQITSSNEILYLGTTGILESNLKFTLSEKVTEIHLTNLLNEATKLFKNNKVTPKELENLSEKKVIQINSGNGKSLLVARYAIKNEHAEKHYVSLVAEILKNDKIKIIHKKFESLEEERGNYGGSFHFMGAIDVDGKGTPAIIFIHIGFDSTIYELFQIKENSIESLFVGGGDAC
- a CDS encoding sterol desaturase family protein, whose amino-acid sequence is MPFGCDLNLDCIIQAGSFQLFMNFVRYYPIAGVAFFIFYIWKKDYFARFRIQDKYPKSEKIWNEIRQSAVTLVMFAGIGTTVFVLIRLGVLKTQMYRDASLYGGVPYMIFSFILLTIWHETYFYWIHRLMHHKKIYKYVHQVHHQSVNPSPIAAYHFHYIEAFFEAIYAVMFTLTVPIYYPVFILHTFYAMILNIWWHLGYEFFPKGFASHWIFKWISTSTHHNLHHQKFHGNYGLYFNFWDRIMGTNFPNYETYFDQIAEKRKIEVSLQDDEIQVPA
- a CDS encoding aldo/keto reductase; the protein is MNRKDFLFLISAMVYSIMNLNLFTEENRNEINPIPTREIPNTKDKIPILGFGTWKVFDVEVNETNLKKLSEVWHTFITHGGRLVDSSPMYGNSENFIGHLFEKYNREDIFFATKVWTEGKKEGLKQIEHSFQKMNVTNMNLFQVHNLLDLKTQLNTLRDLKEKGKIKYIGVTHYLPSYFSKMEEIIKKEKLDFIQIPYSISLRDAEKRILPLAKDKGIAVLINRPFEGGDLFSKFLKKPIDSKLSEMNIHSWAELFIRFLTANTNLTCILFASSKPHHVAENMNAAKKPLLEKQDLSKAYNIFLENL